A region of Chryseobacterium sp. 7 DNA encodes the following proteins:
- a CDS encoding zinc-ribbon domain-containing protein: MLVNCPECNKRISDNAEACPNCGHPINPIKPKGEGCFLQTLNIGCATVLIGFVIVFLLAMAVSLFRFSPNKSEKTEIKKSPNK; encoded by the coding sequence ATGTTAGTCAATTGCCCTGAATGTAATAAAAGGATTTCTGATAATGCGGAAGCTTGCCCTAATTGTGGCCATCCGATCAATCCCATCAAACCTAAAGGAGAAGGCTGTTTTTTACAGACTTTAAATATAGGTTGTGCTACAGTATTAATTGGCTTTGTTATAGTATTTTTATTAGCAATGGCGGTAAGTCTTTTTAGATTTTCACCTAATAAATCTGAGAAGACAGAAATAAAAAAGAGCCCTAATAAATAG
- a CDS encoding replication initiation protein, which produces MEPNRNYLFQSNLFTKSILQDVLEIQKDIIYFLQTQINFTDPNATGKVIFNYDKFLEYKKIKVQKNTYSPDQILSFCFGLLEPKGAFYNKKTSSLVVYNLFSNVEVNDFNPKEFIITFADFGKIFFYEKFALEYAKTSKIEYTQIESNIIDLKGESRKKFFELLSQYKSTGFYKVSLEEFKTLLGFIVYIRDDEDETQESQQLQLKLLFQPDEKQTDFKKKEYLQSWSEFKRVFLDPAIESFNSNTKLDISNIKWTTVKSGRKITGLHFTFQKRLDKDSLEPEMMNAIKHFTEYGLKENQIMFLLQRMGYKEMYNRFMNAVTFNKSYDNKESKFYHKKVWFETESGEEIKKLGGYLYDKVFPELKK; this is translated from the coding sequence ATGGAGCCAAATAGAAATTATTTATTTCAGTCGAATTTATTTACTAAAAGTATTTTACAAGATGTACTAGAGATACAAAAAGATATAATTTATTTTCTCCAAACTCAAATAAATTTTACTGACCCTAATGCAACTGGAAAAGTAATTTTTAACTATGATAAATTTTTGGAGTATAAAAAAATAAAAGTCCAGAAAAATACTTATTCACCCGATCAAATTCTATCTTTTTGTTTTGGTTTGTTAGAACCCAAAGGAGCATTTTATAATAAAAAAACTTCTAGCCTAGTCGTTTATAATCTATTTAGTAATGTAGAGGTAAACGATTTTAACCCCAAAGAATTTATTATCACTTTTGCTGATTTTGGGAAAATTTTTTTCTATGAGAAATTTGCATTAGAGTATGCAAAAACCTCGAAAATTGAATATACTCAAATTGAAAGTAATATTATTGATTTAAAAGGAGAAAGCAGGAAAAAGTTTTTTGAGCTTCTTTCTCAATACAAATCAACAGGCTTTTACAAGGTCTCTTTAGAAGAATTTAAAACACTTTTAGGATTTATAGTTTACATCCGAGACGATGAAGATGAAACTCAGGAAAGCCAGCAACTTCAGCTTAAATTATTATTTCAGCCGGATGAAAAGCAAACAGATTTTAAAAAGAAGGAATATTTACAGTCTTGGTCTGAATTTAAAAGAGTTTTTTTAGATCCAGCGATTGAATCCTTTAACAGTAACACCAAATTAGATATTTCAAATATAAAGTGGACTACGGTAAAAAGCGGTAGAAAAATTACAGGACTGCATTTCACATTTCAAAAAAGATTAGACAAAGATTCGCTAGAACCGGAAATGATGAACGCTATAAAACATTTTACAGAATATGGGTTAAAAGAAAATCAAATTATGTTCTTATTACAAAGGATGGGCTACAAGGAAATGTATAACAGGTTCATGAATGCAGTAACATTTAACAAGAGTTATGATAATAAAGAATCAAAATTCTATCATAAAAAAGTATGGTTTGAAACCGAAAGTGGGGAAGAAATTAAAAAGCTTGGAGGGTACTTATATGATAAAGTATTTCCCGAACTAAAGAAATAA
- a CDS encoding IS982 family transposase — MICFDKITDIFCIVDEFCEDFEKFSEPFLLGNKPKKKPRMSTSEVITITLLFHLSGFRTFKHFYIYYVQKHMTQDFPQTVSYNRFVELMQSALMPMTLFAKTCCLGTCTGISFVDSTPIRVCKNKRIKRNKVFKDIATTGKSTMGWFHGFKLHIIINDKGELLSFCVTQANVDDREPLKNESFYSLFLGSCSEIKVISAKN; from the coding sequence ATGATTTGTTTTGATAAAATTACGGATATTTTTTGTATTGTTGATGAGTTTTGTGAAGATTTTGAAAAATTTTCAGAACCTTTCCTCCTTGGAAACAAACCAAAAAAGAAACCCAGAATGAGCACTTCTGAAGTCATCACAATTACGCTGCTTTTTCATCTGAGTGGTTTTAGGACTTTTAAACATTTTTATATTTATTATGTGCAAAAACATATGACACAAGATTTCCCCCAAACTGTTTCCTATAATCGCTTTGTAGAATTAATGCAGTCTGCATTGATGCCTATGACGCTATTTGCAAAAACCTGTTGTTTAGGAACTTGCACAGGAATATCTTTTGTAGACAGCACACCAATAAGAGTTTGTAAAAATAAAAGGATAAAACGGAACAAAGTGTTCAAAGATATTGCTACCACAGGAAAATCTACCATGGGTTGGTTTCATGGTTTCAAACTTCATATCATCATCAATGACAAAGGTGAACTTTTAAGTTTTTGTGTAACACAGGCAAATGTTGATGATAGAGAACCGTTGAAAAATGAATCTTTTTACAGTCTATTTTTGGGAAGTTGCTCGGAGATAAAGGTTATATCAGCGAAAAATTGA
- a CDS encoding ParA family protein, giving the protein MKTISIFTQKGGVTKTTSTINISGVLAEMGYKVLVIDFDTQCHLSLGYGVDKTIEYNVEEFLHSVEPIRYALRGKNQNISVISGKLELSTKGLKRDSLKKPLKKVEKDFDFCLIDCAPKPINDDLGFGEIAVFASDYIISPVDYDAFTLDGLTTLILTLDRLQVNEKLTAQYLGFFFAKVEENTKDFKEAYRELSESEISNLLFKSYVRKNAFIRTSINMEESAVFLKPFSPVSMDYRKLTDELLMKIKIDAK; this is encoded by the coding sequence ATGAAAACAATATCAATATTTACTCAGAAAGGAGGTGTTACAAAAACTACCAGTACCATCAATATTTCCGGAGTTTTAGCGGAAATGGGATATAAGGTTTTGGTTATTGATTTTGATACACAATGCCATTTATCACTCGGTTATGGTGTAGATAAAACAATTGAGTATAATGTAGAGGAATTTTTGCACTCTGTAGAGCCTATCCGCTATGCATTAAGGGGGAAAAACCAAAATATATCTGTTATTTCCGGAAAGCTAGAGCTTTCTACTAAAGGTCTAAAAAGGGATAGCTTAAAAAAACCATTGAAAAAAGTGGAAAAAGATTTTGATTTCTGCCTGATAGACTGTGCACCAAAGCCCATAAATGATGATCTTGGATTTGGTGAAATCGCTGTTTTTGCATCCGATTATATTATTTCTCCGGTAGATTATGACGCTTTTACATTGGACGGACTTACAACCCTTATCTTAACACTGGACCGCTTACAGGTGAATGAAAAATTAACAGCGCAATATTTAGGATTTTTCTTTGCTAAAGTAGAGGAAAATACAAAGGATTTTAAAGAAGCTTACAGAGAACTTTCCGAAAGTGAAATTTCAAATCTTCTTTTTAAAAGCTATGTGAGAAAGAACGCTTTCATAAGAACCAGTATTAACATGGAAGAATCGGCAGTCTTTTTAAAGCCGTTTTCCCCTGTTTCTATGGATTATCGAAAGTTAACAGATGAACTACTAATGAAAATTAAAATAGATGCAAAATAA
- a CDS encoding four helix bundle protein, with amino-acid sequence MALYDQLPVYKISYDLLLQLYHISKNMERDYKFTLGEKIKNESTELIIHIYKANTKAQKIELLEKAKSNIEVIRLLLRIYKDLKQISLKDFIEVSEKIESTSKQINAWYVQQKNK; translated from the coding sequence ATGGCATTATATGATCAGCTTCCAGTATACAAGATAAGTTATGATTTGCTGTTACAGCTATACCATATTTCTAAAAATATGGAACGTGATTATAAATTTACATTGGGAGAAAAAATAAAAAATGAAAGCACAGAACTTATCATCCATATTTACAAAGCCAATACAAAAGCACAGAAAATAGAATTATTAGAAAAAGCAAAATCAAATATAGAAGTAATAAGACTTTTACTTCGGATATATAAAGACCTGAAACAGATCTCTTTAAAAGATTTCATAGAGGTGTCAGAAAAAATAGAAAGTACCAGTAAGCAGATAAATGCCTGGTATGTGCAACAAAAAAATAAATAA
- a CDS encoding FISUMP domain-containing protein: MKKRLLPLLFGLMGCVSLYGQVGVNTETPKATLEVRPKAIDGSISEGVICPRLTADALHQADINGVYSQDQDGTIAFVTSQPSAGNRVGQTIDIDSRGYYYYDYPANKWIKMLYGAPGAVVGSLDCAGATVSGSLVNGQPASGVTGSINYTGGNGGTYFGGAVGSTGVTGLTASIASGTINQGFGSLSYTITGTPSGAGNAIFPVNFGGKSCNLSIPVTNSSANVTVLNCAAATVSGSLTSGQPASGVTASIGYTGGNGGTYGGESVTSTGVTGLTATLNSGTISSSGNIIYSISGTPSSNGTASFTINFGGQSCVLSVNVGSALSIGSGSLVGKTCFDVVMVNDGGDCGTLSGRLSQKADFSQASTNVQTYTFTPTGTVSNVRFLYTNSNGQVINSISGGNSGNNITTSVNATVSYNTNLNTLASGTMRINALTAQIIVIYNDGASNNGTDRQLRLTVNVQDCACCGAYIAPGQWKGFMCHNLGADMSANALVASASIHGAKYQWGAQTNETGRYYSQAQDLSNSGTIAGWNSTDLPDNTWQDGVKTAKDPCPAGYRVPTQAQWQGILSYPSLNPITRIGSWASSATNYTTAIKFGNSLLLPAAGSRLFTSGALNGRGINGSYWSSTQYTSLYLYANYLNFDSSANLMNFYSRANGFSVRCISE, translated from the coding sequence ATGAAAAAAAGATTATTGCCGCTCCTTTTTGGATTGATGGGCTGCGTTTCTCTCTATGGTCAGGTCGGGGTCAATACAGAGACTCCTAAAGCGACCTTAGAGGTAAGACCTAAAGCTATTGACGGAAGTATTTCCGAAGGTGTCATTTGTCCACGTCTTACAGCCGATGCACTGCATCAGGCAGATATTAACGGAGTATACAGCCAGGACCAGGATGGGACTATTGCTTTTGTCACTTCACAGCCTTCTGCTGGCAACAGGGTTGGACAAACGATTGATATAGACTCAAGAGGCTATTACTATTATGATTATCCTGCCAATAAATGGATTAAAATGCTGTATGGAGCTCCCGGAGCTGTGGTAGGATCTTTAGACTGCGCCGGAGCAACAGTTTCAGGCAGCTTAGTCAATGGCCAGCCTGCCTCAGGAGTTACAGGATCTATTAACTACACAGGAGGAAACGGGGGAACTTACTTTGGTGGAGCCGTAGGCTCTACAGGAGTAACCGGTCTTACAGCGAGTATTGCTTCCGGGACGATTAATCAAGGATTCGGAAGTTTATCATATACAATAACAGGAACACCTTCTGGAGCGGGAAATGCTATTTTTCCTGTTAACTTTGGTGGGAAGTCATGTAATTTATCGATTCCTGTTACCAATTCTTCTGCTAACGTTACAGTATTAAACTGTGCTGCAGCAACAGTTTCAGGAAGCTTAACCAGTGGCCAGCCTGCTTCAGGAGTTACAGCATCTATTGGTTATACAGGAGGAAACGGGGGAACTTACGGAGGCGAGAGCGTTACTTCTACAGGAGTAACCGGTCTTACAGCAACGTTGAATTCGGGAACGATATCGTCTTCTGGAAATATTATTTATAGTATATCCGGGACACCATCTTCTAATGGCACAGCGAGTTTTACGATTAATTTTGGAGGTCAGAGTTGTGTATTATCAGTAAATGTAGGATCAGCCCTTTCAATAGGAAGCGGCAGCTTAGTTGGTAAAACATGCTTTGATGTTGTAATGGTTAATGACGGAGGAGACTGCGGTACCCTTTCCGGCCGCTTATCTCAGAAGGCAGACTTTAGCCAGGCATCAACGAATGTACAGACTTATACCTTTACTCCTACAGGTACAGTAAGCAATGTTCGTTTTTTATATACCAATAGCAATGGACAGGTCATTAACAGTATCAGTGGAGGGAATTCCGGAAATAATATAACCACTTCTGTTAATGCGACAGTCAGTTACAATACGAACCTGAACACGCTTGCTTCCGGAACGATGAGAATAAATGCGTTAACGGCCCAGATCATTGTTATTTATAATGATGGTGCGAGTAATAACGGTACAGATCGTCAGCTTCGACTAACAGTTAATGTACAGGACTGTGCTTGTTGTGGGGCTTATATTGCTCCAGGGCAGTGGAAGGGTTTTATGTGCCATAACTTAGGGGCGGATATGAGTGCAAACGCTCTTGTTGCTTCAGCCTCTATTCACGGAGCGAAATACCAGTGGGGAGCTCAGACAAATGAGACGGGAAGATACTATTCTCAGGCTCAGGATCTGTCTAATTCAGGAACGATTGCAGGATGGAATAGTACAGACTTACCTGATAACACCTGGCAGGATGGAGTAAAAACAGCTAAAGATCCTTGTCCTGCAGGATACAGGGTTCCTACACAGGCACAATGGCAGGGTATTCTAAGCTATCCAAGCCTAAACCCTATAACAAGAATAGGTAGCTGGGCTAGCAGTGCTACAAATTACACAACGGCTATTAAGTTTGGAAACTCTTTATTGCTTCCTGCCGCAGGCAGCCGTCTCTTCACTAGTGGTGCGCTCAACGGACGCGGTATCAACGGCTCCTACTGGAGTAGTACCCAGTATACTAGTCTGTATCTGTATGCCAACTACCTGAACTTCGATAGTAGTGCCAATCTTATGAACTTCTACAGTCGTGCGAACGGGTTTAGCGTCCGCTGTATCTCAGAATAA